One genomic segment of Lebetimonas natsushimae includes these proteins:
- a CDS encoding DMT family transporter has product MKKRGLIEMFTAAFLWGSTPIMSILSHLPSGVFVFLRVIFAFPFLLYFAIKKTGFKELLKLKPFWPVFLSGVMLSLNWIFLFWAVNFISISTVIVMYYTGPIFTIILSVIFLREKLTKNLIIAVFLAFLGVLFSVKGEIEINKYVLIAIFSGVFYGLLGFFSKIATKYHKAIDVTAWQVFISIFLTFPFLFINDFNLTTEAVIVSAITGIVHTAIALFLWYDSLNYIKVTTASIIAFSDLFFAILLAWIVLGQVPNVYQIIGGILVFFAGVFMSVGEIKKPVLRKFVLEEGKEG; this is encoded by the coding sequence ATGAAAAAAAGAGGCTTAATTGAAATGTTTACTGCCGCTTTTTTATGGGGCAGTACTCCTATTATGTCTATTCTCTCACACCTGCCAAGCGGTGTTTTTGTGTTTTTGAGGGTTATTTTTGCCTTTCCATTTTTATTATATTTTGCAATTAAAAAAACCGGATTTAAAGAGCTTTTAAAATTAAAACCTTTTTGGCCTGTGTTTCTCTCAGGTGTAATGCTTAGTCTTAACTGGATTTTTCTTTTTTGGGCGGTAAATTTTATAAGCATTTCAACTGTGATTGTTATGTATTATACGGGGCCTATTTTTACTATTATTTTGTCTGTAATTTTTTTAAGGGAGAAACTCACAAAAAACCTGATAATCGCAGTATTTTTGGCTTTTTTAGGAGTGCTTTTCAGTGTAAAAGGTGAAATTGAAATAAACAAGTATGTTTTAATTGCCATTTTTTCAGGGGTGTTTTACGGGCTTTTGGGATTTTTTTCTAAAATTGCCACAAAATATCACAAAGCTATTGATGTTACCGCCTGGCAGGTTTTTATATCCATTTTTTTAACATTTCCATTTTTATTTATAAATGATTTTAATCTTACTACTGAGGCAGTAATTGTTTCTGCTATTACCGGAATAGTTCATACAGCAATAGCGCTTTTTTTATGGTATGATTCACTTAATTATATAAAAGTTACAACCGCTTCAATTATTGCTTTTTCTGACTTGTTTTTTGCAATATTGCTTGCCTGGATTGTTTTGGGGCAGGTGCCAAATGTGTATCAAATTATCGGTGGGATTTTGGTATTTTTTGCCGGTGTTTTTATGAGTGTGGGGGAGATTAAAAAACCGGTACTCCGTAAGTTTGTTTTGGAGGAGGGGAAAGAGGGGTGA
- a CDS encoding helix-turn-helix domain-containing protein, whose translation MTLGEKIKFLRENKGLNLSELAKKAGIAKSTLFKIEENKTNPTIKTIWAIAEILGVPFGELVGEGEIKEEGVSVTLIEKNEEFESYKMNLKKNASYIAKPHFAGVKEKIFVLKGNVTVGRVDNPKEMNQGEVFEFDADTFHLYAAKNNSTLIVTIYYSKKRYFSEDVFVDVFDRDVYEELNNLVDSGVEVVRVIAKHDKYDAENVVKNENGIFIYKKRDLKFFEIKEMDFKDGIYHFLPSFYSQKELDRSIILHFTAFKEEHIFERYLALIGEVNLAKSLILKSGFKELIEVLERKKYLTHLDSFLDKAREKNIKMEVKKLATTFRDGGIYEVKIKK comes from the coding sequence ATGACACTTGGAGAAAAAATAAAGTTTCTTAGAGAAAACAAAGGTCTAAATTTAAGCGAACTTGCCAAAAAAGCCGGAATTGCAAAATCTACTCTTTTTAAAATAGAAGAAAATAAAACAAATCCTACTATAAAAACAATATGGGCTATTGCTGAGATTTTGGGAGTGCCTTTTGGCGAGCTTGTAGGTGAAGGGGAGATAAAGGAAGAAGGGGTTAGTGTTACGCTGATTGAAAAAAATGAGGAGTTTGAAAGTTATAAAATGAATCTTAAAAAAAACGCTAGCTATATAGCAAAACCTCATTTTGCAGGAGTAAAAGAAAAAATTTTTGTTTTGAAAGGAAATGTAACAGTAGGAAGAGTGGATAATCCAAAAGAGATGAATCAAGGTGAGGTGTTTGAGTTTGATGCCGATACTTTTCATTTATACGCTGCTAAAAATAATTCAACGCTTATAGTTACCATTTATTATTCTAAAAAAAGATATTTTAGCGAAGATGTTTTTGTGGATGTGTTTGATAGGGATGTTTATGAAGAACTCAATAATTTAGTAGATTCAGGGGTTGAGGTTGTAAGGGTTATTGCTAAACACGATAAATATGACGCAGAAAATGTGGTTAAAAACGAAAACGGTATTTTTATTTATAAAAAAAGGGATTTAAAATTTTTTGAAATTAAAGAAATGGATTTTAAAGACGGGATTTATCATTTTCTGCCAAGTTTTTATTCTCAAAAAGAGTTAGATAGAAGCATAATTTTACATTTTACAGCATTCAAAGAAGAGCATATTTTTGAGAGGTATCTTGCATTAATTGGTGAAGTTAATCTGGCTAAAAGCTTAATTTTAAAAAGTGGATTTAAAGAGCTTATAGAAGTGCTTGAGAGAAAAAAATATTTGACTCATTTAGATAGCTTTTTAGATAAGGCAAGAGAAAAAAATATTAAAATGGAAGTTAAAAAACTTGCCACTACTTTTAGAGATGGGGGAATATACGAAGTAAAGATTAAAAAATGA
- a CDS encoding amino acid permease — protein sequence MNLIQGIATIIITLLGSEVFIVPAISATYSGWASLFVWFLMAFMILPVAFVFGKLGKIYPSAGESATFVGAAFEKKFEKATSFLYLSIIPIGPPVVIITAASYLAGAFGQKYLIDFIVFATIIILTLNLLSLNISSNINIFITFTITAIIICFFIYALFQNYHITNHKLHIIKTFAIVFWCFVGIEALSHISHEFKKENDFFKAVIIGITTVAFLYMAVTFAVLVFNAYGNESKNLRSLVIIASKIIPYTDKLIAFIAFSICIMVLNLYVAALTRLATTLNIRL from the coding sequence ATGAATTTAATTCAGGGAATTGCCACAATTATAATCACACTTCTTGGAAGTGAAGTATTTATTGTCCCAGCAATCAGTGCAACATACAGCGGATGGGCTTCATTATTTGTATGGTTTTTAATGGCATTTATGATTTTACCGGTAGCTTTTGTATTTGGAAAACTTGGAAAAATATATCCAAGTGCAGGAGAAAGTGCAACATTTGTGGGTGCGGCTTTCGAGAAAAAATTTGAAAAAGCAACATCTTTTTTATACCTCTCCATAATACCTATCGGTCCACCGGTTGTAATAATTACTGCGGCATCATACCTTGCAGGAGCATTTGGACAAAAATATCTTATTGATTTTATTGTTTTTGCAACCATAATAATTCTAACATTAAATCTTTTATCACTAAATATTTCATCAAATATAAATATCTTTATTACATTTACAATAACAGCCATTATCATCTGCTTTTTTATATATGCACTTTTTCAAAATTACCACATCACAAACCACAAATTACATATCATTAAAACTTTCGCAATTGTGTTTTGGTGTTTTGTAGGAATAGAAGCATTAAGCCATATATCACACGAATTTAAAAAAGAAAATGATTTTTTTAAAGCGGTAATTATAGGAATAACAACAGTTGCATTTTTATATATGGCCGTAACTTTTGCGGTTTTGGTATTCAACGCATACGGCAATGAATCAAAAAACCTCCGCTCTCTTGTAATAATTGCATCAAAAATCATACCTTATACAGACAAATTAATAGCATTTATCGCTTTTAGCATATGCATAATGGTCCTGAATTTATATGTTGCAGCTCTCACTCGTCTGGCAACCACTCTGAATATAAGGCTTTAA
- the gltX gene encoding glutamate--tRNA ligase, whose product MVVTRFAPSPTGYLHIGGLRTALFNWLWARKNNGKFRLRIEDTDLSRNKKEAVDAIIKAFHWVNLNYDDEVVFQSERFDIYKKYINELLEKGLAYKCYLTKEELETIRNARMKGETPPIDIRKYRDFKGELDKPYVIRFKAPLEGKICFEDGVKGLQCVEAKEIDDFVIARSDGTPTYNFVVVIDDHEMGMTDIIRGDDHLRNTFKQILIYKAFGWDVPKFYHVPMIHNEKGGKMSKRDGAVDVMEYKREGYLPEALLNFLVRLGWSYGDQEIFSIEEMINLFDPKDINKAPSRFNKEKLDWLNSHYIKNSSNERIEKLLRDDFGVDIVNHDRKEILIDELKERVKTLKEMALEIEKILNAPSEYNEKAVKKFLKDEVLANLREFVVFLEDKNPKLPTDWHDVMHEFLEKKQIKPRELMPPLRIAMVGDTKGIDLAAMLSVLGQKEVIKRIGKLLASFEVF is encoded by the coding sequence ATGGTTGTTACAAGATTTGCGCCATCTCCTACGGGATATCTCCATATCGGAGGACTTAGGACTGCACTATTTAACTGGCTTTGGGCCAGAAAAAATAATGGAAAATTCAGACTTAGAATTGAAGATACAGATTTAAGCAGAAACAAAAAGGAAGCAGTTGATGCGATAATTAAAGCATTTCACTGGGTTAATTTAAATTATGACGATGAGGTGGTGTTTCAGAGTGAAAGATTTGATATTTATAAAAAATATATAAATGAGCTTTTAGAAAAAGGACTTGCCTATAAATGTTATCTGACAAAAGAAGAGCTTGAAACAATCAGAAATGCAAGAATGAAAGGTGAAACTCCTCCTATTGATATCAGAAAATACAGAGATTTTAAAGGTGAACTTGACAAACCTTATGTAATAAGATTTAAAGCACCACTTGAAGGTAAAATCTGTTTTGAAGACGGTGTTAAGGGATTGCAGTGTGTAGAAGCAAAGGAGATTGATGATTTTGTTATAGCAAGGAGTGACGGGACCCCTACATATAATTTTGTAGTGGTGATTGACGACCATGAAATGGGGATGACTGATATCATAAGAGGTGATGACCATTTAAGAAATACATTTAAACAGATTTTGATTTATAAAGCTTTTGGTTGGGATGTGCCTAAATTTTACCATGTGCCTATGATTCATAATGAAAAAGGCGGTAAAATGAGCAAGCGTGACGGTGCTGTGGATGTAATGGAATACAAAAGAGAAGGATATCTTCCGGAAGCTTTGCTTAACTTTTTAGTGCGTCTTGGATGGTCTTATGGGGACCAGGAAATTTTTTCTATAGAAGAGATGATAAATCTGTTTGACCCAAAAGATATAAATAAAGCGCCTAGTAGGTTTAATAAAGAAAAGCTTGATTGGTTAAATAGCCATTATATTAAAAATTCTTCAAATGAAAGAATAGAAAAACTGCTTAGAGATGATTTTGGAGTTGATATAGTAAATCATGATAGAAAAGAGATTTTAATAGATGAACTTAAAGAGAGGGTAAAAACCCTAAAAGAGATGGCTTTAGAGATTGAAAAAATATTAAATGCCCCAAGCGAATATAATGAAAAAGCGGTTAAAAAATTTTTAAAAGATGAAGTTTTAGCCAACTTAAGGGAATTTGTGGTGTTTTTAGAAGATAAAAATCCAAAACTTCCAACAGACTGGCATGATGTAATGCATGAATTTTTAGAAAAAAAACAAATTAAACCTAGAGAACTTATGCCTCCGCTTCGTATTGCAATGGTAGGGGATACCAAAGGAATTGACCTTGCTGCAATGCTAAGTGTTTTAGGACAAAAAGAGGTAATTAAAAGAATAGGCAAATTACTTGCGAGTTTTGAGGTTTTTTAA
- a CDS encoding cation:proton antiporter — protein sequence MHAEFTLIITISLILLFSPFISNFFRFPISAVEIILGAIFGFMGFLPENELFNLLAETGFLYLMLLAGMEINLKEMFNLEKRVFIYAVIFLLLIYILSFILVHFFHYSKFFIVIFPLVSVGLILSLQQEIGKTDWLELTMKVGVIAEVISIIVLTLLSGYFEFGLSPEFFINFSILVLVLIGLVFLFFIMRTLFWWFPEIKFYLMPGIDKYHQDVRIAISLFFIVIVLLHKIGIDVVLGAFVVGVFLKTFFEHNKSLEHKLSPFGFGFLITIFFVHVGSSLDIKLLSFKMLIDSLLIVFLMILIRILASAVFYKILKLKSILFGISLAMPLTLMIAVASLAYQNHTISSYWYNVLVVAAVLEVIIVMVGVKMLNKLIMKNG from the coding sequence ATGCATGCTGAATTTACTTTAATAATCACAATTTCACTGATTCTTCTTTTTTCACCGTTTATCAGTAACTTTTTTCGTTTTCCCATTTCTGCTGTTGAAATTATTTTAGGAGCGATTTTTGGGTTTATGGGGTTTTTGCCTGAAAATGAACTTTTTAATTTGTTGGCAGAAACAGGGTTTTTATATTTAATGCTTCTAGCCGGTATGGAGATTAATTTAAAAGAAATGTTTAATCTGGAAAAAAGAGTTTTTATATATGCTGTTATTTTTTTGCTGCTTATTTATATTTTAAGTTTTATTTTAGTCCATTTTTTTCATTACAGTAAGTTTTTTATAGTAATTTTTCCTTTAGTATCCGTAGGGCTTATTTTATCACTTCAGCAGGAAATCGGCAAGACTGATTGGCTTGAACTTACCATGAAAGTAGGGGTTATTGCGGAGGTTATTTCCATTATAGTTTTAACACTTCTTAGCGGATATTTTGAGTTTGGATTAAGCCCTGAATTTTTTATAAATTTTTCCATTTTGGTATTGGTGTTGATAGGTCTGGTATTCTTGTTTTTTATAATGAGGACACTTTTCTGGTGGTTTCCTGAGATTAAATTTTATTTAATGCCGGGAATTGACAAATATCATCAGGATGTGAGAATTGCAATAAGTCTATTTTTCATAGTTATTGTGCTGTTGCATAAAATCGGTATAGATGTGGTTTTGGGTGCATTTGTTGTCGGAGTTTTTTTAAAAACATTTTTTGAACACAATAAATCACTTGAACATAAACTCTCTCCTTTTGGATTTGGATTTTTGATTACCATATTTTTTGTGCATGTAGGATCTAGCCTTGATATAAAACTTCTTTCTTTTAAAATGCTGATAGACAGTTTATTAATTGTATTTTTAATGATTTTAATAAGGATATTGGCATCAGCTGTTTTTTACAAAATATTAAAATTAAAAAGCATTCTTTTTGGAATATCTCTTGCAATGCCACTTACATTAATGATTGCAGTTGCTTCCCTTGCATATCAGAATCATACAATAAGCAGTTATTGGTATAATGTTCTTGTTGTGGCGGCTGTACTTGAGGTTATTATTGTGATGGTTGGGGTGAAAATGTTGAATAAATTGATAATGAAAAATGGATAA
- a CDS encoding biotin synthase gives MNKVFLCAISNIRSGACKEDCKFCTQSVRWGADIKRFKEKSIETIVNEAKLAKKNKAAGFCLVTSGKGLDDKTLEYVCRASKAILKEVDITLIACNGTATKEALIQLKNCGVKIYNHNLETSQEFYPQICSSHSWDERFITCENIKSVGLKLCTGGIFGMGESEKDRESLINSLKKLNPDGIPINFFIENEKLPLKATHNKKFAINIIKKIRATFPNSIVMMAGGREIVFGEDWIEGIRAGANSIVIGDYLTTRGERPDRDIEILKNYNIEIADAC, from the coding sequence ATGAATAAAGTATTTTTATGTGCAATTTCCAATATCAGAAGCGGGGCCTGCAAGGAGGATTGTAAATTTTGTACACAAAGTGTCAGATGGGGTGCTGATATAAAAAGGTTTAAAGAAAAAAGTATTGAAACTATAGTCAATGAAGCAAAACTTGCAAAAAAAAATAAAGCTGCCGGTTTTTGTCTGGTAACAAGCGGGAAAGGTCTTGATGATAAAACACTTGAATATGTATGCCGTGCCAGTAAAGCAATACTCAAAGAAGTAGATATTACCCTTATTGCCTGTAACGGAACAGCAACAAAAGAAGCTTTGATACAGCTTAAAAACTGCGGTGTTAAGATTTATAATCACAATCTTGAAACAAGCCAGGAATTTTATCCTCAAATCTGTTCATCCCACAGCTGGGATGAAAGATTTATTACATGTGAAAATATAAAATCGGTGGGACTAAAACTATGCACGGGTGGAATTTTTGGGATGGGTGAGAGTGAAAAGGATAGGGAGAGTTTAATTAATTCATTAAAAAAGCTAAATCCTGATGGAATACCTATAAATTTTTTTATAGAAAATGAGAAACTCCCTTTAAAAGCTACACATAATAAAAAATTTGCCATTAATATTATTAAAAAAATAAGAGCTACTTTTCCAAATTCTATTGTAATGATGGCTGGAGGCAGGGAAATTGTGTTTGGTGAAGATTGGATTGAAGGAATTAGAGCCGGGGCAAATTCTATTGTAATTGGGGATTATTTGACTACAAGAGGTGAAAGGCCGGACAGGGATATAGAAATATTAAAAAATTATAATATAGAGATTGCTGATGCATGCTGA
- a CDS encoding TIGR00341 family protein, with translation MELRLIEAVLPKEKKEDIQNLLSKETVVDFWREEIFENKVIFKILVDATLSEELINKLSRKFSKDERFRIVSIDVKTTVPLSEETSKTKHIRVSIPELYNAIVSSIEINYIFITMIILSTIIAAFGLYKNSGTIIIGAMVIAPLLAPNIAVSFATVLGDIELEKKGVMAFLIGCIIALLLSMALGFFLHIDVNNFEIKSRIAVNYPDLIIAFASGIAGTLAFTTGQMMGLVGVMVAISLLPPLVNTGLLVSNGFLLYATGSFLLFLANFASLNLAGVLTFLFQGVKPRKWWEEKKAKEHRIKAIILWMILIVILIFAIFAEKKILVKKRLFQESNIYYLKK, from the coding sequence ATGGAATTAAGGTTAATAGAAGCGGTTTTACCTAAAGAAAAAAAAGAAGATATTCAAAATTTGCTTTCTAAAGAAACTGTTGTTGATTTTTGGCGGGAAGAAATTTTTGAGAATAAGGTTATTTTTAAAATTTTGGTGGATGCCACGCTTTCTGAAGAGCTTATCAATAAACTTTCAAGAAAATTTTCAAAAGATGAAAGATTCAGAATTGTAAGCATTGATGTTAAAACAACAGTGCCACTCTCTGAAGAGACTTCAAAAACAAAGCATATAAGGGTCAGTATTCCTGAACTTTATAACGCTATTGTTTCATCAATAGAAATTAATTATATTTTTATAACTATGATTATTCTCTCAACCATAATTGCGGCCTTCGGTTTGTATAAAAACAGCGGTACGATTATAATCGGGGCAATGGTTATAGCCCCTCTGCTTGCTCCGAATATTGCAGTCTCTTTTGCAACCGTTTTGGGGGATATAGAACTTGAAAAAAAAGGTGTTATGGCGTTTTTAATCGGGTGCATTATAGCTTTGCTTTTATCGATGGCACTCGGATTTTTTTTACATATTGATGTAAATAATTTTGAAATAAAAAGCAGAATTGCTGTAAATTATCCTGATTTGATTATAGCTTTTGCATCAGGAATTGCCGGGACTTTGGCTTTTACCACGGGTCAGATGATGGGGCTTGTGGGTGTAATGGTAGCAATTTCGCTTTTACCGCCTCTTGTAAATACAGGACTTTTGGTTTCTAATGGTTTTTTATTATATGCAACTGGAAGTTTTTTACTGTTTTTGGCGAACTTTGCAAGTTTAAATCTCGCCGGTGTTTTAACTTTTTTGTTTCAGGGGGTTAAACCTAGAAAATGGTGGGAAGAAAAAAAGGCAAAAGAGCATAGGATAAAAGCCATAATTTTATGGATGATATTAATTGTTATTTTGATATTTGCTATTTTTGCAGAAAAGAAAATTTTAGTAAAAAAAAGACTGTTTCAGGAGAGTAATATATATTATTTAAAAAAGTGA
- a CDS encoding HNH endonuclease domain-containing protein: MEKYSLSKTMNNLDLDAVIEINKIIERDTLESSYKLALLKSIIQVIKKYDHHIETENDKVKIPFYFVVEEWFFYYIPFEYLGINQHRSKKMVLNNSVDVLYKKLFEEFGFCNEKDWKCIYANIYKKYFSFELDISLLFRELRKLIYNNPMKYMGDEKYQFFKDIEKPKRNFERKNFKNFGYFSIDKKIYKILKYLGDNFYGLNTIIFRWEELLNRINKFSYIEDIKEILTHNIDTVIRDTSEIQKIFKNKEVYCIWSGKKIKKFDVDHLLPFSVFMNNDYWNLLPAMPEINNKKRDKIPSPRLIENSKDRILNYWYIYKKEFKNFDSQIQIALGLYDNETEYIGELKKKCDFLINKLGYPAFTI, from the coding sequence ATGGAAAAATATTCTTTATCAAAAACAATGAATAATCTTGATTTAGATGCGGTTATTGAAATAAATAAAATTATTGAAAGAGATACACTTGAGAGCAGTTATAAACTTGCACTTTTAAAATCGATAATCCAGGTTATAAAAAAATATGACCATCATATTGAAACGGAAAATGATAAAGTAAAAATACCGTTTTATTTTGTGGTGGAAGAGTGGTTTTTTTATTATATCCCTTTTGAATATTTGGGTATTAATCAACACAGAAGTAAAAAAATGGTTTTAAATAATTCTGTTGATGTATTATATAAAAAACTTTTTGAAGAGTTTGGCTTTTGTAATGAAAAAGACTGGAAATGTATATATGCCAATATTTATAAAAAATATTTTAGTTTCGAATTAGATATTAGTTTGTTGTTTAGAGAACTTAGAAAACTGATTTATAACAATCCGATGAAATATATGGGAGATGAAAAATATCAGTTTTTTAAAGATATAGAAAAACCGAAAAGAAATTTTGAGAGAAAAAATTTTAAAAATTTTGGTTATTTTTCAATAGATAAAAAAATTTATAAAATTTTGAAATATTTGGGAGATAATTTTTATGGTCTAAATACTATAATTTTCAGGTGGGAAGAGTTGTTAAACAGGATAAATAAATTTTCTTATATTGAGGATATTAAGGAAATTTTAACTCATAATATTGATACTGTTATAAGAGATACATCTGAAATTCAAAAAATTTTTAAGAATAAAGAAGTTTATTGTATATGGAGCGGTAAAAAAATAAAAAAGTTTGATGTGGACCATTTATTGCCTTTTTCGGTTTTTATGAATAACGATTACTGGAATTTGTTACCTGCTATGCCGGAGATAAATAATAAAAAAAGAGATAAAATACCATCTCCTAGATTAATTGAAAATTCAAAAGATAGAATTTTGAATTATTGGTATATTTATAAAAAAGAGTTTAAAAATTTTGATTCTCAAATACAGATCGCATTGGGTTTATATGATAATGAAACTGAATATATTGGAGAATTAAAGAAAAAATGTGATTTTTTAATTAATAAACTCGGTTATCCGGCTTTTACGATTTAA
- a CDS encoding class I SAM-dependent methyltransferase, whose translation MKNKTLEYYEKNFDKLVDRYEKANLDFIHKIILNNVKKDDFILELGFGSGRELNFLFKNGYKNLYGIDGSKKFVEFVKHRFESDNFKVSILPEINIDKKFDFIYSIAVIMHLPISFYEKLIKNISDRLKPGGRVFISFSLGKRDDKERDFYEVDENLLEDFFRKYNIYKQNEILTTDSLNRNIKWKNILYQKQ comes from the coding sequence TTGAAAAACAAAACTCTTGAATATTATGAGAAAAATTTTGATAAATTAGTTGATAGATATGAAAAAGCAAATTTGGATTTTATTCATAAAATTATTTTAAATAATGTCAAAAAAGATGATTTTATCCTTGAACTTGGATTTGGAAGCGGAAGGGAGCTTAATTTTCTGTTTAAAAACGGATATAAAAATTTATACGGAATTGACGGAAGTAAGAAATTTGTTGAATTTGTAAAACATAGATTTGAAAGCGATAATTTTAAGGTCTCAATTCTTCCCGAAATAAATATAGATAAAAAATTTGATTTTATCTATTCCATTGCTGTAATTATGCATTTGCCAATCTCTTTTTATGAAAAATTAATAAAAAATATTTCTGACAGATTAAAACCGGGAGGCAGGGTTTTTATAAGTTTTTCATTGGGAAAAAGGGATGATAAAGAGAGGGATTTTTATGAAGTGGATGAGAATCTGTTAGAAGATTTTTTTAGAAAATATAATATTTACAAGCAAAATGAAATCTTAACTACTGATTCATTAAACAGAAATATAAAATGGAAAAATATTCTTTATCAAAAACAATGA
- a CDS encoding metallophosphoesterase family protein: MRVGIISDTHKKAGRAKKAIDLLLNQGVEFIVHAGDVVREEVLEYLEEKIRYVAVLGNNDHHLYSVVDKYNLVTEPYYFKLANKTWKLMHYPKYIFPLDTDIIVYGHTHDVDISFNGKNLILNPGEACARDHGFSTCMSLDIEPNKYIVTFYYRKIGEDNWKSKVKEFVY, encoded by the coding sequence TTGAGAGTAGGAATTATTTCTGATACACATAAAAAAGCGGGTAGGGCTAAAAAAGCAATAGACCTCCTTTTAAATCAAGGTGTTGAATTTATTGTCCATGCCGGGGATGTTGTAAGAGAGGAAGTTTTAGAATATTTAGAGGAAAAAATAAGATATGTGGCGGTCCTTGGAAATAATGACCATCATTTATATTCAGTCGTAGATAAATACAATCTTGTAACAGAACCGTATTATTTTAAGTTGGCAAATAAAACATGGAAACTTATGCATTATCCAAAATATATTTTTCCTCTTGATACCGATATTATTGTTTACGGGCATACTCACGATGTTGATATAAGTTTTAACGGTAAAAATTTAATACTCAATCCCGGGGAAGCGTGTGCAAGAGACCACGGATTTTCTACATGTATGAGTCTGGATATTGAACCAAACAAATATATTGTAACGTTTTATTACAGAAAAATAGGTGAAGATAATTGGAAAAGTAAGGTCAAGGAATTTGTATATTGA